In one window of Halorubrum sp. BV1 DNA:
- a CDS encoding transcriptional regulator, giving the protein METLPTGISVLDREFGGGLPSGSVVAVTASPASQSELIVDRLARVRECRYLTTVRSPESVEDGLKRDSGATANDDGVVVRGVEADPIDDALSVADDLPERGTLVVDSVGPFEAGDRDSYRTFLTGVRRRVADADGIAVLHALKGETDGPNRAVTTQVADVVFDLRTTVTGTEIANRLIVPKFRGGAALEEPLKLKLTDTVTVDTSRDIA; this is encoded by the coding sequence ATGGAGACGCTTCCGACCGGGATCTCGGTGCTGGACAGGGAGTTCGGCGGGGGGCTTCCGAGCGGTAGTGTTGTGGCCGTGACGGCGAGCCCGGCGAGCCAGTCGGAGCTGATCGTCGACCGCCTCGCGCGCGTCCGGGAGTGTCGGTACCTCACGACCGTCCGCTCACCTGAGTCCGTCGAAGACGGGCTGAAGCGCGACAGCGGGGCGACCGCGAACGACGACGGCGTCGTCGTCCGCGGCGTCGAAGCGGATCCGATCGACGACGCACTCTCCGTTGCGGACGACCTCCCGGAGCGAGGCACGCTCGTCGTCGACTCCGTCGGCCCGTTCGAGGCCGGCGATCGAGACAGCTATCGGACGTTTCTCACCGGCGTTCGCCGACGCGTCGCCGACGCGGACGGGATTGCCGTGCTACACGCGCTGAAGGGGGAGACTGACGGTCCGAACCGAGCCGTAACGACGCAGGTGGCCGACGTCGTCTTCGACCTCCGGACCACGGTGACGGGAACGGAGATCGCGAACCGGCTCATCGTCCCGAAGTTCCGCGGCGGCGCGGCGCTCGAAGAGCCGCTGAAGCTGAAGCTCACTGACACGGTCACGGTGGACACGAGCCGAGACATCGCCTGA
- a CDS encoding P-loop NTPase → MIAVAGGKGGSGKTTTTVGLASALSRRGASVIAADADWDLPNLNGLATEAGVAAPTPSLTASTGAPPTITEAVREGDTVRPRRSRPLVLAPPTASDDVDAAAAFASLAGATSSERPTLLDCPAGASPDVAAPLRAADRCLLVTPLRRPALRDAVKTAAIARRLDCPPIGVVAVRTESVPDGVGDLFGCPLFGRVPEGDAEPLSDPAVRSAYDDLARRLVRRDFASDWHVA, encoded by the coding sequence GTGATAGCCGTGGCCGGCGGAAAGGGCGGAAGCGGAAAGACCACCACGACCGTCGGACTCGCGAGCGCGCTGTCCCGCCGCGGCGCGTCCGTCATCGCCGCCGACGCCGACTGGGATCTCCCGAACCTAAACGGGCTCGCGACAGAGGCGGGAGTGGCCGCTCCGACGCCGTCGCTCACCGCGTCGACGGGCGCACCCCCGACCATCACCGAGGCGGTTCGCGAGGGAGACACGGTCCGCCCGCGGCGCTCGCGACCGCTCGTGCTCGCGCCACCCACGGCGTCCGACGATGTCGACGCCGCCGCGGCGTTCGCGTCGCTCGCCGGTGCGACATCCTCGGAACGCCCGACGCTCCTCGACTGTCCGGCCGGCGCGTCGCCCGACGTCGCCGCGCCGCTCCGCGCGGCCGACCGGTGCCTGCTTGTGACGCCGCTACGTCGACCCGCCCTTCGCGACGCGGTCAAGACGGCGGCGATCGCGCGGCGGCTCGACTGCCCGCCGATCGGTGTCGTCGCGGTGCGAACCGAGTCGGTTCCCGATGGCGTCGGCGACCTGTTCGGCTGTCCCCTCTTCGGACGCGTTCCCGAGGGGGACGCGGAGCCGCTCTCGGATCCTGCGGTGCGGTCGGCGTACGACGATCTCGCGCGGCGGCTCGTTCGGCGTGACTTCGCTTCGGACTGGCACGTCGCGTGA
- a CDS encoding YlbF family regulator — protein MSVEQAAVDEQDSVEQLGRELGERIAQTPEYERFEDARAAVQRDEAVQAKIDEFEQIRSEFMHARQTGQASNSDLQRVQEAQNELHSMPVMSEFLDAQEELTDTLEAVNEAISDPLAVDFGGEAGGCCQD, from the coding sequence ATGAGCGTCGAACAGGCGGCTGTCGACGAGCAGGACTCGGTCGAGCAGCTCGGTCGCGAACTGGGCGAACGGATCGCACAGACGCCCGAGTACGAGCGTTTCGAAGACGCCCGAGCGGCGGTACAACGCGACGAGGCGGTCCAAGCGAAGATCGACGAGTTCGAACAGATCCGGTCCGAGTTCATGCACGCCCGACAGACCGGACAGGCGTCGAACAGCGACCTCCAGCGCGTTCAGGAGGCCCAGAACGAACTCCACTCGATGCCCGTCATGAGCGAGTTCCTCGACGCACAGGAGGAACTGACCGACACGCTCGAAGCGGTCAACGAGGCCATCTCCGACCCGCTGGCCGTCGACTTCGGCGGCGAGGCGGGCGGCTGCTGTCAGGACTGA
- a CDS encoding ribosome assembly factor SBDS, whose translation MISLDEAVTARLESHGERFEVLIDPDAALAMKRGEFDGDLEDVIAAEDVFENASRGDRPAEADLETVFGTTDPLEIIPEVVERGEIQITAEQREEMVERKHNQLVTTITRNAVNPQMDDSPHPPDRIERALEEAGFQVDPMEPVENQVDDALDALRPVIPIRFEEVTMAVQLPADYAGSGQAQIREFGDLEREEWQNDGSWVGVLTFPAGLQNDLYDLVNEVTSGEGDARVIKDKDEIRTR comes from the coding sequence ATGATATCGCTCGACGAGGCCGTAACGGCCCGGCTGGAGTCACACGGTGAACGGTTCGAAGTGCTGATCGACCCGGACGCCGCGCTGGCGATGAAACGCGGCGAGTTCGACGGCGACCTCGAGGACGTCATCGCGGCCGAGGACGTCTTCGAGAACGCCTCACGCGGTGACCGGCCGGCCGAAGCGGACTTAGAGACCGTCTTCGGGACGACCGATCCCCTCGAAATCATTCCCGAGGTCGTCGAGCGCGGGGAGATACAGATCACGGCGGAACAGCGCGAGGAGATGGTCGAGCGGAAACACAACCAGCTCGTCACCACCATCACGCGCAACGCCGTCAACCCGCAGATGGACGACTCTCCGCATCCGCCGGACCGAATCGAGCGGGCATTAGAGGAGGCAGGATTCCAAGTCGACCCCATGGAGCCGGTAGAAAATCAGGTCGACGACGCGCTCGACGCGTTGCGTCCGGTGATTCCGATCCGATTCGAGGAGGTGACGATGGCGGTCCAGCTTCCGGCTGACTACGCGGGCTCCGGACAGGCACAGATCCGCGAGTTCGGCGACCTCGAACGCGAAGAGTGGCAGAACGACGGCTCGTGGGTCGGCGTTCTCACGTTCCCGGCGGGGCTGCAAAACGACCTGTACGACCTCGTCAACGAGGTCACCTCCGGCGAGGGGGACGCGCGGGTCATCAAGGACAAAGACGAGATTCGGACGCGCTGA
- a CDS encoding YbaK/EbsC family protein, whose product MHERAAEFSEGVHERYGIDIDVLEFDAGTKTAAAAADAVGCDTAAIASTIVVSLAEEGADGGLSAAITSGANRIDLDAVADHFDASAAAMAAPDRIRDVVGWSIGGVPPLCHDTAVPTVFDPTLTEYDTVYAAAGTPSALFAIDPRRLADLADATVVDLTE is encoded by the coding sequence ATGCACGAACGCGCGGCGGAGTTTTCGGAGGGCGTACACGAGCGGTACGGTATCGACATCGACGTGCTGGAGTTCGACGCGGGAACGAAGACCGCGGCCGCGGCGGCCGACGCCGTGGGGTGTGACACGGCGGCGATCGCCTCTACCATCGTCGTGTCGCTGGCAGAGGAGGGTGCTGATGGCGGATTGAGTGCCGCCATCACGAGCGGCGCGAATCGCATCGATCTCGACGCGGTCGCCGACCACTTCGACGCGTCGGCGGCGGCGATGGCGGCCCCCGATCGAATTCGAGACGTCGTCGGCTGGAGTATCGGCGGTGTCCCGCCGCTCTGTCACGACACGGCGGTTCCGACGGTCTTCGACCCGACGCTCACTGAGTACGACACCGTCTACGCCGCCGCGGGGACACCGAGCGCGCTGTTCGCGATCGACCCGAGACGGCTCGCCGACCTCGCCGACGCGACCGTCGTCGACCTCACGGAGTGA
- a CDS encoding metal ABC transporter solute-binding protein, Zn/Mn family encodes MDQSRRSVLKRGAGLVGAGVTASLAGCSGTGGGGPDGGANEGDESGSFGGGYTAFFTLTDWTNRVAGDRASFDDPVEVGRLGHGWEPSGTLAADVAATDAFVYLDHPEFAWAQDLASTLEADYDSVAVIDGLSGLEGDLLAWDHDHGDGSETAETEDGHDEGGQGGDDGDRQTDPHVWVDPVRSAEIVETIAAGLGDADPDNAEVYADNAEAYTAELDEVDAAFESLAERATRDVAVIAGHNSFQYLEDRYGFRLHSPVGVSPQNEPTQTEIADTIEIVDREGIDTILYDRFGSTTLAEAILENSGATEMAAVSPAGGTTREWNEAGYGYLEQMTEINLPAFRRAFGAQ; translated from the coding sequence ATGGACCAGTCACGACGGTCGGTGCTGAAACGCGGGGCGGGGTTGGTAGGTGCCGGTGTGACCGCATCGCTCGCCGGCTGTTCGGGCACTGGCGGAGGCGGACCCGACGGCGGGGCAAACGAGGGAGACGAGTCCGGATCGTTCGGGGGCGGCTACACCGCCTTCTTCACGCTCACCGACTGGACGAACCGGGTCGCCGGCGACCGTGCGAGCTTCGACGATCCGGTCGAGGTCGGCCGGCTCGGACACGGGTGGGAGCCCAGCGGGACGCTCGCCGCCGACGTCGCCGCCACCGACGCGTTCGTCTACCTCGACCACCCCGAGTTCGCGTGGGCACAGGACCTCGCGTCGACGCTGGAGGCCGACTACGACTCCGTGGCGGTGATAGACGGACTCTCCGGGCTGGAGGGCGACTTGCTCGCGTGGGACCACGATCACGGAGACGGGAGCGAAACCGCGGAAACGGAGGACGGCCACGACGAGGGCGGTCAGGGCGGCGACGACGGCGACCGACAGACCGACCCGCACGTCTGGGTCGATCCGGTCCGCTCGGCGGAGATCGTCGAGACGATCGCCGCCGGACTCGGCGACGCCGATCCCGACAACGCCGAGGTCTACGCCGACAACGCCGAGGCCTACACCGCGGAACTCGACGAGGTCGACGCGGCCTTCGAGTCGCTCGCCGAGAGGGCCACGCGCGACGTGGCGGTTATCGCCGGACACAACTCGTTTCAGTATCTGGAGGACCGGTACGGGTTCCGACTCCACTCGCCGGTGGGCGTCTCGCCGCAGAACGAGCCGACCCAGACCGAGATCGCGGACACCATCGAGATCGTCGACCGGGAGGGGATCGACACGATCCTCTACGACCGGTTCGGCTCGACCACGCTCGCGGAGGCGATACTCGAGAACAGCGGCGCAACGGAGATGGCGGCAGTCTCTCCGGCCGGCGGCACGACCCGGGAGTGGAACGAGGCCGGCTACGGCTATCTCGAACAGATGACGGAGATCAACCTCCCCGCCTTTCGGCGGGCGTTCGGCGCGCAGTGA
- a CDS encoding metal ABC transporter ATP-binding protein: MTAIVDLDGVTFSYGDTVAVRDVSLTVDRGDFLGLVGPNGSGKTTLLHLMLGLHTPDEGSVALFGRPIDQFDDGGRIGYVSQKATSRGGAMPVTVRECVTMGRFAHAGFGRLTDADRAAVDDAISTVGIGDLSDRLLTELSGGQKQRAYIARALASDADLLALDEPTVGVDAESRDAFYALLADLNDDGITIILIEHDIGVVTDRADRIACINTELYHHGDTESFVESDALAEAYGATGQVVHHHH; this comes from the coding sequence GTGACCGCAATCGTCGACCTCGACGGCGTGACGTTCTCCTACGGCGACACCGTCGCCGTGAGAGACGTCTCGCTGACGGTCGATCGGGGAGATTTTCTCGGGCTCGTGGGACCGAACGGCTCCGGAAAGACCACGCTGTTGCACCTGATGTTGGGACTTCATACTCCCGACGAGGGATCGGTCGCGCTGTTCGGCCGCCCGATCGACCAGTTCGACGACGGCGGGCGCATCGGCTACGTCTCACAGAAGGCGACGAGCCGCGGCGGGGCCATGCCCGTCACCGTCCGGGAGTGCGTCACGATGGGGCGGTTCGCACACGCCGGGTTCGGTCGTCTCACCGATGCCGACCGCGCCGCCGTCGACGACGCGATCTCGACCGTCGGAATCGGCGATCTCTCTGACCGACTGCTCACGGAACTGTCCGGGGGACAGAAACAGCGGGCGTACATCGCGCGGGCGCTCGCAAGCGACGCCGATCTCCTCGCGCTCGACGAGCCGACCGTCGGCGTGGACGCGGAGTCGCGCGACGCCTTCTATGCCCTGCTCGCCGACCTCAACGACGACGGGATCACCATCATTCTCATCGAACACGACATCGGCGTCGTCACCGACCGCGCGGACCGTATCGCCTGTATCAACACGGAACTGTACCACCACGGGGACACGGAGTCGTTCGTCGAGAGCGACGCCCTCGCGGAGGCGTACGGCGCGACCGGACAGGTCGTTCACCACCACCACTGA
- a CDS encoding metal ABC transporter permease: MADDTAGTGGGDDPTEGGWAGESDATGSDRPATGDAPGASDAPRIRSRRRTVELVGIGCTAALAAVMLGFVFLYWAQDLPLASGLYAAFRSAGRGMDATLGTNVFRHPVMWQSMATGVLVGVVAPLVGSFLVHREMALIGETLAHTAFAGVAIGILVNASTGWDGSLLLIALAVAVCGAVAVQWLTAHTDAYGDVPIAIMLSGSFAVGTLIVSYGRGLTAINIEGYLFGNLAVVTVEGARLMSVLSVLVVAGVALTYKQLLFITFDEQAARVAQLNVTGYNTLLVVLTAVVVVGAMQVLGVILVAAMLVVPVAAASQIARSFRETVYLSVIVGQLSVVGGFAVSLGLGLPSGGSIVVTAIGIYLVSIAASGFSVTAISAHG; the protein is encoded by the coding sequence ATGGCCGACGACACCGCAGGGACCGGCGGCGGAGACGACCCGACCGAGGGCGGTTGGGCCGGCGAGAGCGATGCCACCGGGAGCGACCGACCCGCGACCGGGGACGCGCCCGGCGCGAGCGATGCGCCGCGGATTCGGAGCCGGCGTCGGACCGTCGAGCTCGTCGGGATCGGCTGTACCGCGGCGCTCGCGGCCGTGATGCTCGGATTCGTGTTCCTCTACTGGGCACAGGACCTCCCGCTCGCGAGCGGTCTGTACGCGGCGTTCCGGTCGGCCGGTCGCGGGATGGACGCGACGCTCGGCACGAACGTGTTCCGTCATCCCGTCATGTGGCAGTCGATGGCGACGGGGGTCCTCGTCGGAGTCGTCGCACCGCTCGTCGGCTCGTTCCTCGTCCACCGGGAGATGGCGCTTATCGGCGAGACGCTCGCGCACACGGCGTTCGCGGGCGTCGCGATCGGCATCCTGGTCAACGCGTCGACCGGCTGGGACGGGTCGCTCCTCCTCATCGCGCTCGCCGTCGCCGTCTGCGGCGCGGTCGCGGTCCAGTGGCTTACGGCACACACCGACGCGTACGGCGACGTGCCGATCGCGATCATGCTGAGCGGGAGCTTCGCCGTCGGGACGCTTATCGTGAGCTACGGCCGGGGACTCACCGCGATCAACATCGAGGGGTACCTGTTCGGCAACCTTGCGGTGGTCACCGTCGAGGGAGCGCGGCTCATGAGCGTGCTGTCCGTTCTCGTCGTCGCCGGCGTCGCGTTGACGTACAAACAGCTACTCTTCATCACGTTCGACGAGCAGGCGGCGCGGGTCGCCCAGCTGAACGTCACCGGCTACAACACGCTGCTCGTGGTGTTGACGGCGGTCGTCGTCGTCGGCGCGATGCAGGTGCTCGGCGTCATCCTCGTCGCGGCGATGCTCGTCGTCCCCGTCGCCGCCGCCTCACAGATCGCCCGGAGCTTCCGGGAAACGGTGTACCTCTCCGTGATCGTCGGACAGCTGTCGGTCGTCGGTGGGTTCGCCGTCTCCCTCGGCCTCGGACTCCCCTCCGGCGGATCGATCGTCGTCACGGCGATCGGCATCTACCTCGTGAGCATCGCCGCGTCCGGCTTCTCCGTGACGGCGATCTCCGCACACGGGTGA